The genomic stretch tatattattatatattattatttcctcgaaaactatcttctgcaatgtttaaaatataaaaagttgaaagaattttcatgtacaaaaaaactcgctaatcagaccgggttttcaaagggtcattcacagtttgcggcatctgttttgataacggattagtagaaagcccacatatggtgtaaaatgacacttattggcccctattgataattacttgcgcatttgaaaatagtttcttaacttacattaaatttggaagacttaaaccgaaagaaataaaaaatgttttattctatgtgatattattaaaaataataactgattgtctttattattacgatttcattagcattaaaaaaatctagcaaagtttataatgtcttatttatttgccgactgcattagaaggtcaaatttatttaacgttggccacctttgaaaaatggttttaaatgttcctttctaatttgtctatatagaggataaacaagtacaaagttatactcttttttataacgtgtccgttgcaaaacttacattttctattttcgcgtagtatcttattataacgactgtgttttgctttcgggcgatcgcttaatatgttgagattaagctgttcgtgtggacgaccacaaagacgaatccaacgtttgaatttttcaagattagtacccggttgagggaacggaaaaaacgtacttccatcttttaaccgttctggataccttgtgtctgaataacaagtgccataacagcacctttcaaccattttctttgtttaaaacacagaattacgtataagcttatgtgtcggacaacggcgagtttgacggacaaaatggcggatagtaacgggcctaatctatgctgtaatctgattggttaataagcctgtcaatcaatcggctgtcgaaaggtcaattgaaccaccaatcagcgatcgattaatcgggcgcactcgttagcaacgacctgtccgccattttctagacaagctacatgtttaggttcacttttattccaacgagtttcttttgttttcctcttaaaaaacgattaaaaatgatTAAACGGCGTCAATGGGAAtaatgtaactcggacaatcgatatcctgacaaattagttggtgacattgaagataagttagatgaattaaatttataccatttccaacgcggcaatgcggtcttgacaagagcgagtggaagcttcaagaattaccgagatcccctttatagaacatttatttatttcacaaacttgaaatgtcatataagcaataactaagcattattaagtatgtattatgtcacgtgtgtatgtagaataattgagaattttggtacccaattcgtgtaactttacgaaatccccgttaaaaatcgcgtttctgtgtgtgtcagaaacaattgaaaaccattttgttattattttaataaagacgtatcgataaatgctattgtaaaagagttattattactgatattagttaaccaataaatgcggtaacttcggggaagtcggtacctgcgcgagcgtctgatattgttagccttattaatttataatagcctgaccgtataccatttcgtacaacgctaattttatatcaggcaatgtccaaacttactgtacTGTTTTAGcgctttcaattatagtgattgataaatgtcccataagcaatgtttaatatgattaatatcacttttatacgcaataacatgtgggattgaggtacccacccggcgtcagaaagcgcgtaaaacttcaccgaattcccagttataaagcgctatttcgcgtcaaatacacgggtaggggggaatgtttcggtaataattttgttaataacacgggtaaataccggtgaagtgttaatttattgcaaatacctccattacacgtaataacggttTCGATTTcagtaagcgcgcaagcgtttgagagcgtgtttaatgtaccgatttacccgttataaatagctgatgttctctttaatcgtatattttttgcatttgcagaataacttaatggcatcaacccctttacaagtgtaatatggtgttaaacaagtccataaaatcatccggaatcgcgtaaatctatatgcagtctataggtaAAGAatccattttggtgttagcttgtctaggttttcttcccgctgagccacgtgattaagtgggcggagcgatcactgataaggcgtcatgtcaattggctCACTGCACGTATATTGCACgtatattgcataaaaatagcatatacatTATTTTGATGTATTCATGTTAAAACAACACTTAGTAAGATATCGTTAATATAAGCATTGATTACCTGTACAGTAGTTACGCTGTCATTCGCTTAAATGCGTTTTTGGATTTGTTATAGTTGTGtcctattaaatatatttgataattcGCTATTTTTGTTGATCATGTTAATTGCCTTTGTCTATTTAGTTGGAACAACTAAAATGTCCTGAATTGATTGAgaacaattatttgtattatttggtTGGTACTGAAATTCTTACGTGTGACAATTATTTCGTGTTTGTTATTAACGATGCTGCTTTCAGGCGAATATTCGGTAATACATAGTCCGCGCAGGAAAAGTGAGTTTTCAGACAAGGCTTACttctataaattttatttcaagccATGTTTGCACATAATAACTATACaaaaagataataattataataatgataataataataatactatcgTATTTATAATATTGCATTCTGATAAAACAAACAATAGcaataataatattgatacaaagaaaaaacattatatatCATAGAGTATATTAAAGGTAATGAACGCAGATACACTTTAATACAATCACAATTTAAAGGACATAAAACACATTAATTGATCAGAAATAAACTAAGCGTTTAAAATTGCGCATTTAATCTTACTACTAAATACCGTTATGAATCATTCTGTTGAAGAGTCATTCCAAACTAGAAAGCGTGTTGAAACGATTTTACTACAAAATCTGTATATCGCCACAGATGAAATTCTTAATGATATAACACAATAAATAACAACAGCAATAGCTAATATAAAAGCAGATGAAGTGCAGTGGATATACTGTTTGCATTTACTTTGTTGAATGAGTTAATTGATTTTGCAGAGCGAACTGTGCTAGGCAATTTTATCCAGATGAGTCTGCCATTATTTGTGAAAGACAATTTCATGTATTTAGATGCATATCTTTTGATTGTAATAACTTTTTTGGCGATTATTGCAGAATGTACTGTTCAATATTTGAggaatatatgatatattatatatatattatatatcatatatttatatattcatagCACATATAATCCAAAGGTGTAATATATTAAGTGCAATAAAGGATTTTTTTTCGATTTTCAAAACTTAAACGTTTGATATGACTCAACACCATAAACAGTTTGTTTTCTTCTGGGTTTATTCAAACTTATTTTGACTCCTCGTTTTTAATTTGTACCTAATTGTGTGTCCAATTCGGACTCTTCATGTAATTTACCCGAAAACATTTATGAAGTTCCAATTAAACAACTGCAATAGAATCGGAAATATAGAGATGTTGAACGGTTACCGTTACCAATTATCTAAGTGCAAAAAAGGCCACCATTCTGCTAAATTGCACCTCTTAGTTTTTGCACGTTTTCCTCACAAGATCATTAAGCAGATAGCAACTTTCGGTGAGTAGTAAAGCTCGAATTATTAGGCGAATGTTCGAGCTAAAatgaatacataatatacatatcgAATGAATGTACGATGTAGCGCAATGCTCGACATAATTGAATTGTTTGCAAATATTTAGTGGAATTGTGCACGACTTAacgaaaaatgaaaaaagtacttACCGTCTTACACCGCATGAAAAAACACAGGTTAGTTGAGAAGCGACACTCGCGGTCTCCATAATTATTGTGGGACAAATGTCAAAATTTATGGTACGTTGTAGAGTCAGGAtagttttgttaatgtttttatgaatttacactcattttgacaatttttacatactttttcaattttgaataaaaagAAACATACACTGGAAGGTTGATGCTACTATGAGAAAGACTTTGCGATTATGATTATTGTCAAATTAGAAAATCTAACATTGTTAAATTTGGTTTTCCTATGTACAAACTAAAACATAACATCTACTATGTAGGCATTATGGATGGGGCTGCCTTTGTCGTCTGATCCTCGCGTTTACAATATAAATACTTCACAATGAATATATGTATATGATACATGCGATCAGCTTGTGTTTTATCTCATCATTGAATAGCATTGTCAAAATCATACACCCGATGAGTTAACTTAGCTGCATTTCAGCACTGCAGGAATAAAGCTGTCACGCGCAGTCTTGTGTTTATAAGCATTACGGacgttattttatatgtataatgTTTAGATAATGTCAAGAGTCCCAGATAAGATTTAATGCTCGGCATGAAATCACGAAATCTAGTGCTTCAGATTTTCTTTAATTTGCTTTATAATTTAAATCTACACTAAATTCGAATTATCTATAGCAACATCGCGAAACGCTCATTTTCCATATTAATGTAACGAAATAAAATAACGTGTAAGATTGTCATATCTTACATACCCGTGCTTTTGGTATATGTTTTGAAAATGTGCTGCTAAAtattacatacaataaaacaaataaagttaTATAAGTAGCTGACAACACCGTGTGTATCTTAACAAATACTTGTATAACgtattttgtactttaaaaaGTTGTCATGTTCATTCTTAAGTACTTATCAGACGCTGCACACGCTGTACGTGCCAGTTAGCAGCATTGTTCGTATCGTAAAAGCTCAACGACTCCTCGTAGTAATCTAGCGCCCCTTCATAGTCTCCTTCCATTTCATAGCAATGACCAAGCAAATTGAGCGCTGTCTCATCGTGAAACATGATGATCTTATTTCTGAGATCACATGTATAAGACTCGAGTATTCCAAATGCATGTAGCTGTTTGTCGCGTTCACCGAGTCCTCCATACGTGAGATATTGTAGATAGTAAAGGAAAGGAAGAGCATCCACCTCAGCGCTGTCCATCCAGTGTTTATCACTGTAATGTCTCTGTGCAACTTCCTCTTCCGTCATGTTGCGATTCATTTCAAACCACAATATATATGGAGCGCAGTACGCTTCTTCTCTAACAAACTTGACACAAAATGCAAATTGTGGTTCATATAATCCATTGTCACAGTTATCTGATATTATGTTAGCAAACACATGGAGATCGCGGTCTCCTTCTATAACTCTGAATCCACACACAGCCTTTACCTTGCTATGATAACTCCTCTCCACATCTTCTAGCACTCTAACTGCCGCTTGAAGATGTCCACAACAGTATAGCACAGAAGCCAACTTTAAGCGATTAGAAGCTACATCCGTGTTTAAAGAATATTTGAAACGCCTTATAAGTACGCTGAACACATGGTTTCGTAGCCGCAAACACTTAGATGATTGCATCGAATTGCGTAATGCGTACAGGTGATTGATAAATTCTAAagcaacttttttcaattggggATTCCTGGAATGTTCAAAACATGTGCGTAATTTTGAGTTTATATTTTGCTCGGTGAATGCATTTGGATTTTGtacattatatgtatttatttttaagtgtatAAGAAACCTCTCCAAGCGCTCAAACGTCAGCATTAAACTGATACTCTTATTTACGCATATACGTCTCAGTACACCTCCAGCTTGTCCGATGTGCCGTATACCACACCCTTGTAAACGATATCCTaatttatctatatttatataaaataaatcttgCAAGTTGTTCTTAATCAAGAAGTTCACGTACTGTAAAAGGCGTCTCTGCTGCACCACAGACAGTTTTCCATCAAATAAGTTCACTCCTTTTATGATATAATGAGGGAGGCTTCCAAGTCGCAGCCATTTTCTTAATACTTGTAAACATAGTAATATTAGAAACATTAGGTTATCTTCCATCCACAGAGAAGGGTGGGTTCTCTCTATGGTGTAGAACATTacagttttacaatgaaaacttgTAATACATTCCCCAaccattttcttaaataatgattgtttaattaatttcaacacaataaaacactttatttgtATCATATTAAAACTAAACATCAACATTCGTTCTATAAGGTTCGGAGACAGTCGCCATTCTTCGCGCTTGAAATCGCTGTCATGATGTCCGACCGGTACCAAGAAAGACGGAGCTACCCATGCAGCCTCCAGTAATTGGGCAGGCGGCCAGTGTCTACCTATGCATCTTTCTATCCAGtgttgtatttcaggaagagGTTGGCAAACGTGAAATGCGCTTACAATATCCCAGTTGGGTATATCACTCACCGAAGGTCCTTGTTTTGTTATCTCTCCTCGATCTTTCATTTGCTGCTCTATTTCCTTTTTCCATTGTTCTGAACTGAACAATACTGTCACAGAATCTTTCCTCACAAACCTGTCATCACACAGTCGTGTCTCCGGCTCCGGTGTGTCTCGCATGATAACCTGTAGCAAGTACTGTTGAGGTGGAGTGTTGTAGTCATGAAGCATCAGAAGGTTATCCATCTCAGCCTTCCAGTCTCTCCAGTCTGTCATGATGTTCGCACGGTTATAACTTCGTAGCAAATCAATATCAGAATTGAGACCAGGAGTAGTGGTTCCTTCCGATTGACTACCGAAATGAAAACATGCAGAATTGGATCCAAATAGATGTTCATCAAGCGTACACATTCGCTCCCTAAGCAAGTATGTTACTCTCCGCTTCATTACAGTGCATTTGCCAGCTCCAATATCATCCAGTACTTGCGATATCCGGATAGACAAGGCGGGAAAGTGCTCTGGAATCTGTATGTAAAACTATTCAATTAGCACTGtgtcacttattttataaattcatcatAATGGTTATAAAATACGTTTAACATATTCGTATGTGAATATTGAAAACATAGATACATGCATAACTTTGTAATAACCAttgatattattttgattttaaacaaacaaacagtatttttgttttaatgttggtGTAGTTTACATGCATTTAACGAAAAGTACACGTGCGTTtgtctttaaattgtttattgGGACTTGTTAACATAGTTTGGATTTAGTTTGCATTCCTactaaaatgctttaaattgataaattttcaATTCTGTACAAACTAGTTCTACGTTAATACAAGACTGTAATTTATGCAGcacaaaataaacaaagtttaCTCTATCTGAACTAGAACAACTGACTTTCGGATTAAAAATCTATAGTCTTAATCATAGGCCATCCGGGCTTTTACATTCAGTAAAGCATGTTATACTTAATATAACCAATTTATGCATCGTCGCAAATTACAACGAGAACGACTCCAACGCTCCCAATTATTCAAGTTTTTCAAAGGAAAAATTATTTTCAGTATGAGCATTTGCCATTAGTGTCGCTCACGACGTACAGAGTTCTTTTATTGCTTTAATCTGTAAAAATAACTTGGGATATCCTCATTTCGACAATCTTTAAGCGAATGCAATTTAAGCTCATTTATTACAAATTTACgaattgacattttttaaacgttttataaATGACACTGCAGAAAAGCAATATTctgataataaatgttttttaatcatTATATTATGGTTATCTCcgcagtctgtctgtctgtctgtccgtctgtccgtccgtccgtcctggccactatcttcctACACAATAAGGACTAGAatattgaaacttacacacatggtagctatgagcatatgtgcgaccgtacactatttggaattttgatctgaacccgggggttggggtggggccgagtaagagattttcactcattttttatgttattttacatttacttcttcatttcattaccgatttacttcaaattgatactgaacatctcttatgacaatacggtcaatctcaactatgcatggccccattaccaaccctggggcgccccatgggtcaaacatgcggcgtggggatacgcgtcggcctctgccgcgccatttctagtttaaaataagttaaattatAAATAGTTACACACGCAAAAACACCGGAGTAATTTAGACAGTTTCTTTGGTGTGGTTTGGCTAAATGTATTTGATCGCTTACATTAAGTAAATTACTTTCTGAATCGTCGGGAGGATAAGGCTTTAGTCTGCATCCCGACAAGCCCGGTTAAAATCCTGGTGTATTCActcttttataataatgtttaatttaaaaaatatggttATAATACCTCAGTTAATTCATTCATTCCTcaaatttgtcaaaataaaacatttaacaacaacattcaatgtaaaaaaatatctaTAACAACAACTTTAAAGGTACTTGTTCACAGgttttcatatttttgaaaaatgtcattaaaaatcactaacaaaactaaaatatgtttaatagttaaaaaatatataattacaaagatttttttattttgaaaataagtcAGCCCTGTGATTCGAGCCCGATACTTCTAGAAGCAAAAGCTAACGATCTACCATGGATAAGCAGGCTTTTTAATTAGACAATTTAAACGCTTTAGTGGTAAGACACGtgtttgcttaattgtcaatgaAAAGCGTTTGTTTTTCAGATTTTAACGAAAATTGTCAATCACATAGATTTTCAGATCTTTGTTCGTCAGGAGCATTATTTTGCTTCTTTGAATATaatcaatacatgttttcaatatgtgttgttgttttttgtggaGAAGGGGATTCTCATTTTTCGAAACCGCCAAAAAGTCTCTGTAATTCTAGTCTTTTACCTGCAAGAATGTGACCAGATGTTGATTTCGTCTCTTGTTCGAATGCCTCGATGGATCCAAATTAACACAACCTCTTCTAACAGCATGACTAAGTTTCGAACAAGCAACAAGTACCTTGAGGATACATATcagtataatataatatacaagTAATGACGTATTGTGAACTATGCACACAATTCAAAACAAGtaatattattttgcatatatatataatcagCCCATACAGTTTGTTCGTTTCAATATTGTAAATAATAAAGCATTTCAAAATGAATACGCattaatttacatatacatgAAACCGCTTTCAAGGCGAACATCAAACACCTATGTGTTTATCATAAATATACATTTCGTACTGCAAGTTACTTTCTATTGGGCTACTaacgctgaaagttattcaaTATAGTGACATCAAATCGTTATACCATATACGAGTTTGTGCATACGGTCTTCGGAACTAAATAGTATATTCGGTTTTGTCCTTAATATGCTGCAGGCAAAGGATGgttattaacatatttaattcaaTGGAAAACAACCGGCTGTCGTGCTAGAAAATACATTCATACTTGCATTGATTCATCTCAACACACAAACCTTGTTCCTTGTTCCTGTTTCACGAGGCAATGCCGGCGTACCCGACAGACAATCGACCGTCCTTTTGTTCGTATCATGCTCGTCTTCCATTTGCTCCAACCTGAAGATATAAGGGATGCTTTTTCTATACTGTTTTGTTCAATCATGGTAAAATGAAGCACAGAAGATAATGACATGAGAAGAAATATTGTACAGAGCATATTCCTATTTTTACCTTATTCCGCTGCAAAAGCTGCTAATACATGTGCTTAACTTAACTTGTATAtatataactaaataaataaatgaataactaaataaataacttaatacatatatatatgtatatatatatatatatatatatatatatatatatatatatatatatatatatatatatatatatatatatatatatatatatatatatatatctatatatatatatatatatatatatatatatatatatatatatatatatatatatatatatacatatacagttTACGCAAActaaaaatattcataataatcAAAGTTAATCTTATACGAATATTAAGTGTCATAATGGGTCTTCTCCGTCCCACAAACAGTTCTACTATGTACCATGAACACGTTTTTAAGAATACCTTCTATCTATCTAGCTGTtcgtttatttttaaaacagtcgGCGTTCAAATTCATTATTAAGATTGCATGGGCTAAGTAAACTACACGAGAGCAAAAGTAACTGGTAACGTGATTTCTCGGAAACAAAAACATTCGATATATATGTTCTACTTTACATGGCATTAGTATAGTAAACGTGTATTCATGATACGCAAATAAAGATGGATAACATGTCTAGCGTTGATTACCATTTCCATTAATAATGATGCGCAAACTTGCAGAAAACAAACATGAACAGATGAACTAACTTTAAAGACTAAAAGCGCAATAATAAATTATGCTTAATCGGATGCAACTACAtttgaatataaatgtttatttacattaagttaatataaaatacattcttaAATTCTCCATTTATTAACATTCTcggatttattattatgtttatgctTATTGATTAGTGTATGTTAGCGCAACATTAAAATCCGCTATATTTGGAATGGTTTATTAACCTTCTGGTACCCAAATCGGCAAGAACTTTCAATACGAGTATTCaacaatgaaacaataaaaaGCATATGTAAACTCAATTGAATTTGATATAACTGATTTTCTCATTTCCGATAAAAATTATTCAcgtttatttatgtaattattatgttattatggCGACTCGTGCCGAATATAGGCAAATTAATACAGAAATCAAATGTTTCCTGTCTACAAAAGTGTCACTTGTCTTCACATATACGCAACTGACCTGACCCGCCATCTTGGTTACACTTATTTTTAACGCTATCGCTTAACTGTGTGGTAAACACGCACCGGTGACGACATTTGGGTAGATTCGTACATATCGTGTTATGTTCGTACCATTTCTTATTCTAATCCcacaaacacaatattttaccATCTCGGAATAATACAAACTCGGGTCTCAGCAATTTCGGTGGGTCGGTCGGGAAGGGGAAACAAACGTGATCGTATGCAAATTTTATTCCTCATAAAGTA from Dreissena polymorpha isolate Duluth1 chromosome 10, UMN_Dpol_1.0, whole genome shotgun sequence encodes the following:
- the LOC127848187 gene encoding uncharacterized protein LOC127848187 — encoded protein: MTDWRDWEAGMGNLLMLHDYTTPPQQYLLQVIRGDTPEPETRLCDDRYVRKDSVTVLFSSEQWKKETEYIHKDQGEITKQGPSVSIIPNWDIVNAFHVCQPLPEIQHWIERCRGRHWPPAQLLEAAWVAPSFLVPVGHHDSDFKREEWRLSPNLIERMLMFSFNMIQIKCFIVLKLIKQSLFKKMVGECITSFHCKTVMFYTIERTHPSLWMEDNLMFLILLCLQVLRKWLRLGSLPHYIIKGVNLFDGKLSVVQQRRLLQYVNFLIKNNLQDLFYINIDKLGYRLQGCGIRHIGQAGGVLRRICVNKSISLMLTFERLERFLIHLKINTYNVQNPNAFTEQNINSKLRTCFEHSRNPQLKKVALEFINHLYALRNSMQSSKCLRLRNHVFSVLIRRFKYSLNTDVASNRLKLASVLYCCGHLQAAVRVLEDVERSYHSKVKAVCGFRVIEGDRDLHVFANIISDNCDNGLYEPQFAFCVKFVREEAYCAPYILWFEMNRNMTEEEVAQRHYSDKHWMDSAEVDALPFLYYLQYLTYGGLGERDKQLHAFGILESYTCDLRNKIIMFHDETALNLLGHCYEMEGDYEGALDYYEESLSFYDTNNAANWHVQRVQRLIST